From a region of the Candidatus Jettenia caeni genome:
- a CDS encoding GTP cyclohydrolase, which translates to MVDKKKIIESIRLFIEGIGEDPAREGLRETPERVADMCEEIFAGIGIDSHAEIKVLKSEKYDEIVLLKDIPFYSICEHHLLPFSGVAHVAYIPQGNRVTGISKLARVVEIEAKRLQVQERLTTDIAESIMKALRPKGVLVIIEAGHLCMTMRGIKKPGTTVHTSVVRGIFRDNPATRAEAMALIKGH; encoded by the coding sequence ATTGGTGAAGATCCTGCTCGTGAGGGTCTTAGGGAGACACCGGAAAGAGTTGCCGATATGTGTGAAGAGATATTTGCAGGCATTGGAATAGATTCACATGCAGAGATAAAGGTATTAAAATCTGAAAAGTACGATGAGATCGTACTTTTAAAGGATATTCCCTTTTACTCAATATGTGAACATCACCTTCTCCCGTTTAGTGGCGTCGCACATGTAGCCTATATTCCGCAAGGAAACAGAGTAACAGGGATTAGTAAACTGGCAAGGGTTGTTGAAATAGAGGCAAAGCGCTTGCAAGTTCAGGAAAGACTCACCACAGACATAGCAGAGTCCATCATGAAGGCATTGCGCCCCAAAGGCGTACTCGTCATTATCGAGGCCGGGCATCTTTGCATGACTATGAGGGGCATTAAGAAACCGGGTACAACAGTACACACATCTGTTGTGCGTGGTATTTTCCGGGATAATCCTGCTACTCGTGCAGAAGCTATGGCACTTATTAAAGGACATTAA